The genomic segment AGGTCAATCCGCTCGCAGGCTGTTTCCCGCTGATCATTCAGATGCCGATTTTTATCGCGCTTTATCGTGCCATTACTGTCAATGCTAACGTTTATGAGCATACATTCCTGTGGCTTCAGCTCGGCAAGCCGGACAAGTTCTATATTCTCCCGGTTATCGCCGCATTGACCACATTCGTGCAATCGAAAATGATGCAGTCCCAGCAGCCGCAGCAGATGGGCGCGATGAAGGGTCTGATGTTGATCTTCCCCGTGCTGATCTTCGTCATGGCGCTTTCGTTCCCGGCGGCGCTTCCGCTTTACTGGATCTACAGTAATATCTACACCATCACGCAGAACTATTTCATGTATGGACGCAAAGCCGAGCCGCAAGGCAAAGGCAAGGAGGCCATCGCAGATGAAAAGGGTCGAAGCAACAGGAAAGTCGGTGGAGGAAGCGGTAAGAAAAAGCCTCGTCACTCTCGGGGCAAGTGAGGACCGCGTTAAAGTAACCGTGCTTGAGCAGCCCAGCAAGGGACTGTTCGGCTTGATCGGCGCCAAGGAAGCTCGCGTACAGGTGGAGCTGCTGCCCGACGGCGTCGATCACGCGGTCGCTTTTCTCCAGGAAGTAACCGATGCCATGCATTCGACTGTGGAGATCGAACGGGACGACGGCGCTGACGAAGTAC from the Cohnella hashimotonis genome contains:
- a CDS encoding YidC/Oxa1 family membrane protein insertase, with the protein product MVSGLLVSLMVFLSGCTPPTTRKTTEDLANSHGWWDSNVVYWFSLMLDKFAEWFNGEYGLAILLLVIIVRTIILPLMIKQYKSTKAMQKLQPQMKEIREKYKDDTRKQQEEMMKLYQEHQVNPLAGCFPLIIQMPIFIALYRAITVNANVYEHTFLWLQLGKPDKFYILPVIAALTTFVQSKMMQSQQPQQMGAMKGLMLIFPVLIFVMALSFPAALPLYWIYSNIYTITQNYFMYGRKAEPQGKGKEAIADEKGRSNRKVGGGSGKKKPRHSRGK